The genomic interval CGAAACATCACCTGTGACCCACTTGGCAGCATACTTTCGCAATGTACAATACAGTTTTGAGCTTGACAAGCTATCTGGATTACTTCAGGGTGCGAGTATAACAATGGATGGAGAAAAGTATAGTATGTATTGGATTAGTTCAGATGGAAGGAGTACAGTGGCAGCTGTCCAAGAAGAGAAACCATCTCAGTATCAGGCACGTCCTACAAGCTTTGTAAATATGACTTTCAAGCTATCACCTCGTATAACAAGGCTTGCCTACATTCTCTGCGGCCCATCAATCAAGTTGAAAAATCTGCAGTTCCTGGAAAGCATCGAAGATGGGGTCACCATGTTTGTTGGGACTTCGGATGAAGACTACCAGATAATGGTCAGCACCAAGCATTCAGATCCCGTTGCTCGTCTAAGGTACCTCAAGTATCCTGGTCATGCGACAGTTCAAAGGTTGAGTAAGCCATCAGAAATAGTGAAGTTTGGTGTGTCAAAATCTTACTTTACAGAGGATCCCCCTAAATTGGAAGGTCGTCCTATTGAATGGATCTTATTGTTTGCCTTCATTATGTCAGCTCTTGGCTTTTTCTGGTTCGGCAAGAAAACAAGATTGAGGCCAAGGAGTAGAATAAATTCCATTGGCATGGGCCTTTGCTTTGTGTGGGTAGTTATATGGGTTAGCTATATCAACAACTGTGCAATTTTCGGTTGTGATACTGATGAGGACACCGAGAACTCTGCCCGATCATCTGGACCTCAACCACCGCTCAACACATTGAACAAGAATATGCTTCCCTCAGTCGTGATCACGTCACTGCCAGGGTCAGGTGCAGAGATTATCAGCTGGCTATTTCACGAGAATCCTGACTTTGTTTACATGGTTGCTCCCTCCAGTTATGCTCGCCTTCCTAGGGGTGATGGCATTGAAGTCAATCCTATCACAGATGCTTGCGAGTGGAATGACAGTGAGTCCCTTCATTCTGTTAAGCTCAAACAGTGGGTACAGGATCTTCGATGGAGTCCAGAGTTGTTTGTGTCTTCTATAACAGACAAGAATCCTCAATCAGACGTGCATTTCACCCAGGAAATGATCCAAGCTAAAAAGATCGGACGTCGTCTCCTCGCTGTACAAGAGCAACCAAAGGGAGAGGAATTCAATGACATCATTTATAAGACCTTCTCCCCTGACAGTGTGCGAAGAAATCTTGAAAAGTACCCAAATGCCCAGGGTGCCCTCTTTTTCAAAAGTGGTGGATGGGCTCTCAAGCTTCCCTGGATCAACAGTGTTCTCAAGAACACCCTCCATTCCATTCATTTTGTGCGCGATCCTAGAGCATTTGTGGCCAACTATCTGCGGAAATCTGAGGAATTGTACAAAGCCATGGATGTCCAGTTACATATCAAGGAACTTTTTGACCAGTCAGAAAAATCTTGTGTAAATGATGGACAGTATGCCTGGGAGTTTGAAAAGCTACGGGCAGAATACAGAACCAACAAGAACTCTGCTCTGCGTCTGTTGTCCGCTATCTGGGCGGCTCACACTGGAGCCATGTTGCGGAAAACATCAGATTTACCAATTGGTGCCTTATTGATGGTGAAGGTGGAAGACCTTGTACTAGAGTCGGAGAGAACAGCTGAAGCTATTCACAAACATATAGGTGAGACACACACTATATCATTATGTTCGTATTCGTAGACTGACATTCTTCTCTCTTATGGTGTCtattttcaatgatttcattaaaaacaCCTAATACACATTTCCTTTCgagatatttttttgtattgtttaattttatcaatttatgGGTGCATTTGCCAGAGCACCATTATCCATTCCAGTGTTGGCTAGCTcaattgcttgtctgattttggcGTGCACCAATTTGACAGAAATCACCGATATTTGGAATTATCATTGCTTGTTTATGAAATGTCATCCATTTATCCATTTAGGTAAAGGTAAATGAATCCCCCGATGAATCCATTAGATAGATACAGTATGCAGGTGACAGTTTGACTGGCTGTATGGATAGATGGAGTAATAAAatcatgcattcattcattttttattcaccattcattctttttttctttctttgtttctttctttctgtctgtctgtctggcTGGCtggctttctttctttctttttttctttcattccttctttcctttctcccacTTGACTTATATATTTTACTCATGTTTGTTGTATTCAATTTCCATTTAATTTGAACATGCTCTGCCTCTCTATAATCTTATTTGAATCAAATCCTCTTTCTTCATCTTTGTATAACAGGTATTCCACTGCGGCCCACCACCCTCCAGAAGCTAATCCAAGCTGCCAAAAGCAGCGTCTACAAAGTCCCTTATGAGCTGGCTTTCTCAGAGCGTTCCATCGATATATGGCGTCGGGAGCTAAATACAGAGCAGATCACCGAGATTGAGCAGATCTGCGGGCCAGTCATGTCACAGCTTGGCTACATCAGAGAAACAAAGTCCATGCCCGTGAACGAAAACTAGTCCGAAGATGTAAGCATATTGATGCATTTCATTCTGTACTAATCATAGTTTGAGGTGGAGGTAAGAATAGTCAGTAAAACTGATACTTGCAAGCACAAATCATTATGAGAGTACTCTTGTCCAAGTCCACTCTCTGGTACATGGCAAAGAAAtagaaaacaagtattttctgGTGAGTGAACCAGGTTTCTTGTGTTGTAGTGCACCTGAAGCCTGTAGAAAAGTTCAAATTGTGATAATTGCAACATTTTAAAAGTTTAGCTTTAAAATTAGTGTCAAGATTTGCAATTGAGACAGATTTATTAGCCAGCCCatatttttacatgtattttgcactTGATAGCGTATCcttaaaaaacaatatttatatttatagatAATATATAGATTTCAAACATACATGAATGTTTTGAAGTGTGAGAACTTTAAATCAGTGATTATTTGCATCTTCTATTCTGACGTGTCTTAACatctataatttatgaaatttaatgatgaaatacatggaatacatcttttttttttacatgaatgaTGAAACACAAAATTTATTCAAGACACAAACTTGATGTACAGTGTCCATGAATTCATAGATTTTATCAAATGAACTTTCATGTCATTATTTGTACAAAATGCATTACAAGTCAGGGGCAGTGGAAcgattttgaaagtgggggaggggggggggctgatcatgCAAAATATCATAATCTGATGGAAATtcttacgtttttgtacatggttatGGAAAAAGtgcgggggctgaagccccgCAGCCCTACCGGTTTCCCGGCCCCTGCAAGTGAtgttttattttacatgtatgtctcccaGGGAACACTGATGATTGAGCAAAAGCCCAGTTTTGCATGACCTCATTTGGAAAATCGTAGTTAAGCAAgccctacatgtagatcttctACTGGCAAACCCATGCAATGTAGGGGTTGGCCAGTTTTGTGCTTGATGCTAAGGCATGCTAGATGCTAGTTGCTACATGTAggatgctttttttttatttgatcagtATTTCAGTCAGTATTACTGATGTATGAGGCAGTGTCCACCGTGGGCAGTGAATTACGGTGATTTGATAGTGTGAAGATGAAATGAGCAAGGTCATCTTCCCacagaaaagaaaggaagagagaataGTTCACAGGTGCAAGTCGATTTAGCTCGTAATAGGCCCACCTAGTACATGCATTGGTGTGTAGTGATAACTGCCATTCACTTTACATCACTGGAAGACGATTTGTGTTTCATTTGCTTCAGAATTCAATCACTTGTACCATCCCACCTGTACTATAACTTATGTGTTAATATTTGTTGTAATACTTAATGTACATTTATGTTCAATGAACTGGAATAACAGGAAGTTGCATTTTCAGCTCCTgctgatttcatttttgttaggGAATAATCATGACATCCAAGCAGGGAGGTTCTAGTCTGGTTAGAATaatttttgattattttgaaacttggtctccatgacacgccaagataaaaaaaatgaaaatattgggaaCGGCTAAGGGTAGaccaatttacaaaacatggcTCCATATGGCTTTATTCTTGTTCTAACTAGTTATTGCCTCATGATGGTGGGTACCTGTTCGTCCAAATTGACCTTCAACATCACActtttatttcatacatatattttggacctacatgtaatgTCGGTTTATTTGTAGATGGagcaaagaaagaagaaaatgactATCATAGCATACACTGGTGCAGCACATTATAGCAGATATGAATACCCTGGGAAAATGAAAAACTATTAATCCTTTGATTGTTACCAACTTGCTATTGAGCTCACTTCAGAGGAAGTGGTTAGAGAAGGCAATGAAAGAGGAAGAGTGAAATTTAGTATGAGTCAAAGTGTCAAACCACCTGTCAGCCCTCCACGTTGGGCTTCCTAAATGAATCTGTGTATTTCTGACCTGTCAAAAGACTCAAAACTCAATGGTGCTTTTGACCATTACATCtgcatatgtatatatgtacttGTACTGGTATGATATAATACCCtttggcctgaattcacaaaggtggttttgaaaacccacggttgagtccatggtttatgcagatttcctgtataaattacgcttattttaccgcgtaccggtatattaaaaaatgtccaatgctgatgcatgcttttgtcacagtgcgccaaattgacgcctgttgccatggttaagtacactattttattaatgagtccacaGTTTTgtattaatgagtccactctcaaacagtggactcatgaataatatagcgtatctaaccatggtatcAGGCGTCAaattggcgcactgtgacaaaagcgcgcatcagcattggacatttttttatacaagcgcttgatacgcgctaaattaagcgtgaTTTacacaggaaatctgcataaaccattgaCTCAACcttgggttttcaaaaccacctttgtgaattcgggcctttgAATTAGCTCCACACTAATATACAAGTCGTGTAAATTTgaatctttttattgtttgttgcGTGTGAATATGCAttgtaatgaatatttattcatttgtttttgtgATATGTTAAATCTAGGCCTAGTTAATTCATGTATCGGTTCAGCCGAGTATGTAGATGTATGTTTGAGGCCTTGTATATTAGAAAatttaaatgggggggggggagcagtaagaaaatgaattaagaaCTATACTAGGCCTAATCATGTCACATGTAAAACGTTAGGTGAAATTCTGTTATGAAAACTATACTACGCATGATATACATTGTAACTAAATTATTAGTTAAGGTGACACAGTGGTTGTCAAGCCTTTAAGTATAGCAATGTTACTGTATGTATGTATTAGCAGTATTAGAATGACAGATGTAGAAGCTATACTGTAAGTAGGCTGATTAGTACCGAGAATCAGACTGTACTCCATGAAGTATTTTTGTGTTTAGATCATATTCCCTTTTTTTAcaattgagaagaaaaaaatatgtacatatacaGTACCATTACCTGGATATTTTCACACCCAACTTGTTTCTTCTTGAGACttaattacaaaatataaattaaatagTGCAACATGAAATCATGAATCAAGATGACTCGTATTGAGGATGTTGAATTGCTCTTTATTCCTGAtgtctggtgggtgtttcatacagctatttgtaaattaagagcgactttacaaACAACAGATGACCCTTTCTTAGGAACTAAACACCGATCTGGTGTGCATAATTTACCACAGGGGAAAGGTCACCCGTCATTCGttaagtcgctcgtaacttacgaatagctttatgaaacacccacttgAACTCTAGCTTGAACCAATGtcttaactacatgtatgtcaaaattagtgaaattcaaatttctaaacttaaaaatatgttttctttgttCGCTTGACACTTTTGTGATTACATTGAAGAAAATCATTACAGGTATCATTTAAGTGCCAAATGGGCTgataaatttaaaaatttgtACATTACGGCTTTGTCTCCCATTTTGCTACCTGTAGCAAAATAACTGATTTAGGCTGTAGTTAAGCAAGGTTTTCAGAGCTCTAGTTTTCAGGAATCAGGCCTTAGAGTTGAGGTGATGGAAATATGCCGCAATATTAACTTTGAATCATGTTGAATTTGTAGATAATTGATGAATTGCCattgattttgaaagaaatggaCAGCATATTGTGGATAAAATGTTTTGTATGGAATACTCAATAGAATCATGTTGATAACATGATTCATGCATACAATATGGACATCAATTTTTATAAATGTGAAATCATTCAATGATTTGAGCTTGTGTGCTATGAAATTTATGTCTTGATGTAAGTAAATGTGTCATCATTGTATTTTGCTGGTAATTACATTTACTTGTTGAAAAGATATTTTCAAGATGTAGTTGTAGTGTgttttatacatatatttttcccCCATGCAAGAGGTTACAAATTATGCAACTCATTAATATCTTGTATTAGGCTGagtttgatattcatgtcatttgttaattttattCAGTCATGTATTTATTTCTAAATTGTACATCACTTTTATTAATTAAGATGCATTAAAAAACAGTAGTGTCAACATTTAGAAAACAGTAGTCAAACAGGTACAGGGTAGGAGATTTTTTGAAGAGGTACTTTTTGTTGGGCCTTATTAGGGACCTTAAggcattttttaatacatgtatatcatttgcCACTTTATTATTTCTGCAGGTTTGCATACTTTTGTATAGGAAAGTAATTTGATTTCCCTCTATGCACTGTGAATTGAATATCTGTCTTACCATTGTGAACAATGATTTAGTATAAAAATGTACACCCTTCTGCTATGCATAAAATGGGTGCAaataataagcctgttcacggttgtaaactgcgcacgagcagaaaaaggtcattggagacaaccatgaaggtggctttcaaattcactgacataggcatttgtgatttgatgattattcatgaattcctttcaaaatatttatcacatccaagttgaagagtaataaatagagccttcataatcactggtatttgacagtagcctaaacaatagtcaaatgtgccaaaggcagacaataaaacagatttccaaactttatccctgatgtactattctagtcacctggtctatacaatgccttttgttcttagaatttgaatactctaccgtaaagcttacgcaacatctacatttgaaaatgatagtgcttatcctaatgaaaaatcacaaaggtcatttggagaaaagttgatcatgagctaaccgtgaactggcttattgaaaACAATTTTGGTATATTGTTGAGATCtgacaatatatgttgcacattTGTTATAGAACTAGTCGTGTGTACATGTGTGTGTGACTATCCTCCCCCCACTCCCTGGACTATGCAATATGTATAAAGATGTATCAAAGCAGGAATGTCAGGGTAGCCATTATGTTGGCACCtcactttttaaaatttgtttagCACAAGGAAGTTATCAATCGTGTAAATTTCAAAAGTTCTGCTTCatgaaaaatttgtatttttttttactttattcaaaAGTATTATCAGATAATAATATAAAGCGAAAATCTTTACAAAATTTGATACATTTACTCTACTATGTTGGAAAACAACAAAGCAGAGCAAAAGGTGATGCGTTTATCTGCTACCCCCATCCTATCAAACATGGGAATTGAAAGATTGGTAGTGAAAGGcatttatactgtacatgtacacgtgTACACCATATAGGCCTAGTCATTGAAAAGCCTTTTCTAAGAAATGTAGGAAATTTTTTTTCGGATAGTGGTACCAGTAAGATTTGCGTTTGATCCCAAGAAAGACCCGATTAAAAAATCTTTGCTATCAGTCTGGTATTGTTTGATGTATAATGTATGTTTGAACATAGAAAGCAATATGTTACATTTAAGTCTGTTTCTAGTGATATACTACATGTTCACAGACAGTGTAAGATATTATTTATGTCCATTTTATTACTGCCACTGTTTGGTAATCTAGTAACTTTGGGTATTTATACAACAGTAAAATGCAATGTTGCACAACATGAAGAGGTTCTTTTGATTGGCTCTGGTGATATCTAGCCTTTAAATTTTTTGGGCAAGGCACATTcatagaaatgaaatgaaattacttactgaggcgcgatagctcagtcggtagagcgggggtttcggattccggtgacccgggttcgattcccacatGGTGCGCTAGtgtcctttggtaaggcatttatcctcattaccaggtccctcggagaggaccttaagctgtcggtcctctggttgcttgctcacaggcattcgtgctttcttagcagtcaggtaaaaaacctcggtataacatgaCAAatgggtggagggggggggggggataggcCTAAAAAATGTTGATGGCCAATGGGGGAGCATCGAGGCCATTCAGTAGGGCTTCCTTGGCAATGGCCTTGTGGCTTTTGGTTAACTTACTGCCCGTTATGCTTCCTGGCATGTAGGGCAGCAACCAAAGCTCTCCACTCCTGTTTGTCTTGGGCCAGTCTCTGTATAGCCTATCCGATATGCGTCGGGCTAGTGGGCTTCGCCCTCGCCCGTCAGTCTGCTTCGCGCGACCAGTAACTTGCCCACTATAGCTCGGCGCATATCAGATAGGCTAGTCTCTGTAGGGATCCCCAGGTCT from Lytechinus pictus isolate F3 Inbred chromosome 2, Lp3.0, whole genome shotgun sequence carries:
- the LOC129254017 gene encoding dermatan-sulfate epimerase-like protein, translating into MEIYVISALILSVLMCTVDALTVDFSNYKPKYTTHPMLYFNKRDIPDLIAKASTTHEHISKVIDEAATMLMGNPKRFLPPTDYAKFGGIWNEYYGNNLPPLALYTLLHPEDKKAKIFLLDYMDLMAGHPKWQVIAAATDEVPVAHSLTGFATAFDWMYNTLDSKRQKLYLQRIFNETKDFARYIKIRSWGHFYLQNHVATNLLAFLHGALVVHAHLEEAKTWVETAVYKLEQNMKLFNHLIDGSSDEGVPYGSYTSRSMMQYIFLALRHFRIDHTKDIWVKEHFWFYYHTVKPQFQRTLSVADSNHNWFYGPESQVVFLDAYVMKNGWGNWLAREIRNARPDPLADTEKLKSADSQRWCTLHTEYIWYDATIPAVPPPSSGTPTMHLFSDWGVVTYSSTNPNNPNDTFLSFKSGALMGAAMSDVVKRNMYKSWPLNGWNSFNPGHEHPDQNTFEFVPNGHLFVTDGLYSSKMSHYNNILSFAPSPTSHCQEPWEGQLGECAKWLDWKNPDLVEYHGDLITTATSNDFVFIAGEAVTAYNPSMKLESVYRSLTLLNPNLLLVFDHVEASETSPVTHLAAYFRNVQYSFELDKLSGLLQGASITMDGEKYSMYWISSDGRSTVAAVQEEKPSQYQARPTSFVNMTFKLSPRITRLAYILCGPSIKLKNLQFLESIEDGVTMFVGTSDEDYQIMVSTKHSDPVARLRYLKYPGHATVQRLSKPSEIVKFGVSKSYFTEDPPKLEGRPIEWILLFAFIMSALGFFWFGKKTRLRPRSRINSIGMGLCFVWVVIWVSYINNCAIFGCDTDEDTENSARSSGPQPPLNTLNKNMLPSVVITSLPGSGAEIISWLFHENPDFVYMVAPSSYARLPRGDGIEVNPITDACEWNDSESLHSVKLKQWVQDLRWSPELFVSSITDKNPQSDVHFTQEMIQAKKIGRRLLAVQEQPKGEEFNDIIYKTFSPDSVRRNLEKYPNAQGALFFKSGGWALKLPWINSVLKNTLHSIHFVRDPRAFVANYLRKSEELYKAMDVQLHIKELFDQSEKSCVNDGQYAWEFEKLRAEYRTNKNSALRLLSAIWAAHTGAMLRKTSDLPIGALLMVKVEDLVLESERTAEAIHKHIGIPLRPTTLQKLIQAAKSSVYKVPYELAFSERSIDIWRRELNTEQITEIEQICGPVMSQLGYIRETKSMPVNEN